From Streptomyces sp. TLI_053, a single genomic window includes:
- a CDS encoding TetR/AcrR family transcriptional regulator produces the protein MSGTQERPLRADAARNRAKLLDAATEVFTTRGVGVPTEEIARAAGVGVGTLFRHFPTKEALLEAVMVRRLETIAEGTAELAAGAEPAEAFFGCFRLIVEQTAGKNEFAQALAAAGIDVHSSLRASSAVVRARLAELLDRAQRAGAVRADLTLPELVALLVGTGATLEQLGPDPAAHGRVLDVVFTGLRPH, from the coding sequence ATGAGCGGCACACAGGAGCGCCCGCTCCGGGCGGACGCGGCGCGCAACCGGGCCAAGTTGCTGGACGCCGCCACCGAGGTGTTCACCACCCGTGGCGTCGGTGTGCCGACGGAGGAGATCGCCCGCGCCGCCGGGGTCGGCGTCGGCACGCTCTTCCGGCACTTCCCCACCAAGGAGGCCCTGCTGGAGGCGGTGATGGTGCGCCGGCTGGAGACGATCGCGGAAGGGACCGCCGAACTCGCCGCCGGGGCCGAACCCGCCGAAGCCTTCTTCGGCTGCTTCCGGCTGATCGTCGAACAGACCGCCGGGAAGAACGAGTTCGCCCAGGCCCTCGCCGCGGCCGGCATCGACGTGCACTCCTCGCTGCGCGCGTCGTCCGCCGTCGTCCGCGCCCGGCTGGCCGAACTGCTGGACCGCGCCCAGCGGGCCGGGGCCGTGCGCGCGGACCTGACCCTGCCCGAACTGGTCGCCCTGCTCGTCGGTACCGGGGCCACCCTGGAGCAGCTCGGCCCCGACCCGGCCGCGCACGGGCGTGTCCTCGACGTGGTGTTCACCGGGCTGCGTCCGCACTGA
- a CDS encoding nuclear transport factor 2 family protein — MSETRSPRETFHALLDGITAGRFTELGALYAEDTVVETVFEPGGPGRFEGRKVLAERFAQVGGHSPLELSHHNVVVRETDDPEVIVAEWDYLVRHRTTGRSRTAANIQVLRVRDGLIVHSRDFHDHLALAVLTGTLPQLVEALEAE; from the coding sequence ATGTCCGAAACGCGGTCACCGCGCGAGACCTTCCACGCACTGCTCGACGGCATCACGGCCGGACGCTTCACCGAGCTCGGCGCACTGTACGCCGAGGACACCGTGGTCGAGACGGTCTTCGAGCCCGGCGGACCGGGCCGGTTCGAGGGGCGGAAGGTGCTCGCCGAGCGGTTCGCCCAGGTCGGGGGGCACTCCCCGCTGGAACTGAGCCACCACAACGTGGTGGTCCGCGAGACCGACGACCCCGAGGTGATCGTCGCGGAATGGGACTACCTGGTGCGCCACCGCACCACCGGGCGGAGCCGCACCGCCGCCAACATCCAGGTGCTGCGGGTGCGGGACGGACTCATCGTGCACAGCCGCGACTTCCACGACCACCTGGCGCTCGCCGTGCTCACCGGCACCCTGCCACAGCTGGTCGAGGCACTGGAAGCGGAGTAG
- a CDS encoding alpha/beta hydrolase fold domain-containing protein: MTPGNLAARQARDAAVRPRPGLAELRDGGRFEVAELTAEGPGDGPEVRLVSARPAGAVGPLPLLYYLHGGGMVMGNARSVLPRLLREVAEPLGLVVVSAEYRLAPAAPYPAALEDCYAGLLAVAGRAAELGADPGRIVLGGKSAGGGLAAALALLVRDRGGPVPAGQLLLSPMLDDRDRTFSTRQLAGHDTWDRTSNATAWRAVLGERYGAADLPPYAAPARATDLAGLPPAYVEVGSAETFRDEAVAYADGIWRAGGDAELHVWPGACHGFDTYAPRAAVSRDALDARLRWLRRVLRD; encoded by the coding sequence CTGACGCCGGGGAACCTCGCCGCCCGGCAGGCCCGGGACGCGGCGGTGCGCCCGAGGCCCGGGCTGGCGGAGCTGCGGGACGGCGGCCGTTTCGAGGTGGCCGAGCTGACGGCGGAAGGGCCCGGCGACGGACCGGAGGTGCGGTTGGTGAGCGCCCGGCCCGCCGGGGCGGTCGGACCGCTGCCGCTCCTCTACTACCTGCACGGCGGGGGCATGGTGATGGGGAACGCCCGGTCGGTGCTGCCGCGGCTGCTGCGCGAGGTGGCGGAGCCGCTGGGGCTGGTCGTGGTCTCGGCGGAGTACCGGCTGGCTCCTGCGGCGCCGTACCCGGCGGCGCTGGAGGACTGCTACGCCGGGCTGCTCGCGGTGGCCGGACGCGCGGCGGAGCTGGGCGCGGACCCCGGGCGGATCGTGCTCGGCGGCAAGAGCGCGGGCGGCGGTCTGGCGGCGGCGCTCGCCCTGCTGGTCCGGGACCGGGGCGGTCCGGTCCCGGCCGGCCAGCTGTTGCTGAGCCCGATGCTGGACGACCGGGACCGCACCTTCTCCACCCGTCAGCTGGCCGGCCACGACACCTGGGACCGGACCTCCAACGCGACCGCCTGGCGGGCCGTGCTGGGTGAGCGTTACGGCGCCGCCGACCTGCCGCCCTACGCGGCGCCCGCGCGGGCCACGGACCTGGCGGGGCTGCCGCCGGCCTATGTCGAGGTCGGCTCGGCCGAGACCTTCCGGGACGAGGCGGTGGCGTACGCGGACGGGATCTGGCGGGCCGGCGGCGACGCCGAGCTGCATGTCTGGCCGGGCGCGTGCCACGGTTTCGACACCTACGCCCCGCGGGCCGCGGTCAGCCGCGACGCCCTGGACGCACGGCTGCGCTGGCTGCGCCGGGTGCTCCGGGACTGA
- a CDS encoding serine hydrolase domain-containing protein gives MRRRSPVRTLLVAALAVTGLLPLTAAGAPTLAAAAVPAVFGGAEDEEARELSPELRARLDEAVQRVMREAGIPGVQVGLWLPGRGRYVRAFGVADKVTGEPMTDRLNQRIGSETKTFTATAVLQLVDEGLVGLDEPISAYLDGVPCGEIITVRELLEMRSGLFPYSADQDFANDFLGDPQRVFTPQELLAYGYKHDNMFPPGTQYQYSNSNYVLLGLLVEKLSGRSIEQFVRERITGPSGLDHTLYPEGTALPSPYAHGYTDQTLSGEVADSTHWNPSWAWSAGAMVSDLRDLKHWAKDAATGTLLSPATQAERLKMLPTGIPGADYGLGIFNIGGWIGHNGSLPGYESLTIYLPEECATLVLMLNTDITAQNSEPSTLVGKAVTSIVTPDHVYDIPPGK, from the coding sequence ATGAGAAGACGTTCGCCGGTCCGTACGCTCCTCGTCGCCGCGCTCGCCGTAACCGGGCTGCTGCCGCTGACGGCGGCCGGGGCGCCCACGCTCGCGGCCGCCGCCGTGCCCGCCGTGTTCGGCGGTGCGGAGGACGAGGAGGCGCGGGAGCTGAGTCCGGAGCTGCGGGCCCGGCTGGACGAGGCCGTGCAGCGGGTGATGCGGGAGGCGGGCATTCCCGGGGTGCAGGTCGGGCTGTGGCTGCCGGGGCGGGGGCGCTACGTGCGCGCCTTCGGGGTGGCCGACAAGGTGACCGGCGAGCCGATGACGGACCGGCTGAACCAGCGGATCGGCAGCGAGACCAAGACCTTCACCGCCACCGCCGTGCTGCAGTTGGTGGACGAGGGGCTGGTCGGCCTGGACGAGCCGATCTCCGCCTATCTGGACGGCGTGCCGTGCGGGGAGATCATCACCGTGCGCGAGCTGCTGGAGATGCGCAGCGGGCTGTTCCCGTACAGCGCGGACCAGGACTTCGCGAACGACTTCCTGGGCGACCCGCAGCGCGTCTTCACTCCGCAGGAACTGCTCGCGTACGGGTACAAGCACGACAACATGTTCCCGCCGGGCACCCAGTACCAGTACTCCAACAGCAACTACGTCCTGCTCGGCCTGCTGGTGGAGAAGCTGAGCGGGCGGAGCATCGAGCAGTTCGTCAGGGAGCGGATCACCGGGCCGAGCGGTCTGGATCACACCCTTTACCCGGAGGGCACCGCGCTGCCGTCGCCGTACGCGCACGGCTACACCGACCAGACGCTGTCCGGGGAGGTCGCCGACTCCACCCACTGGAACCCGTCCTGGGCCTGGTCGGCGGGCGCGATGGTGTCCGACCTGCGCGATCTGAAGCACTGGGCCAAGGACGCCGCCACCGGCACCCTGCTCTCCCCCGCCACCCAGGCGGAGCGGCTGAAGATGCTGCCGACCGGGATCCCCGGCGCCGACTACGGGCTCGGGATCTTCAACATCGGCGGCTGGATCGGCCACAACGGCTCGCTGCCCGGCTACGAGAGCCTGACGATCTACCTGCCGGAGGAGTGCGCGACCCTGGTGCTGATGCTGAACACCGACATCACCGCGCAGAACTCGGAGCCCAGCACGCTGGTCGGCAAGGCGGTCACCAGCATCGTGACGCCCGATCACGTCTACGACATCCCGCCCGGCAAGTAG
- a CDS encoding DUF6879 family protein has translation MSQSLNSFADLLRSARKSAVHLELRDVYAIDNEDEGFRAWRSGLRLDPADRVSWWRPWLDLVQEVTANGVRVKRARIVSEPASEYIRYEHSFTFTNVAGGEEVRWLPRRAASDLLLPVNDYWLFDGSVVQFNIFDGDGRWVHTDQSDDPALARSCAAAFDAVWERAVPHEAFSFAE, from the coding sequence ATGTCGCAGAGCTTGAACAGCTTCGCTGACCTGTTGAGATCGGCGCGGAAGTCGGCAGTTCACCTCGAACTGCGCGATGTCTACGCGATCGACAACGAGGACGAAGGCTTCCGGGCATGGAGGTCCGGTCTCCGACTCGACCCGGCTGACCGCGTGTCGTGGTGGCGGCCGTGGCTCGACCTCGTCCAGGAGGTGACTGCCAATGGTGTCCGTGTGAAGAGAGCCAGGATCGTCTCGGAGCCAGCCAGCGAGTACATCCGTTACGAGCACTCGTTCACGTTCACCAATGTGGCCGGCGGCGAAGAGGTGAGGTGGCTTCCCCGTCGCGCGGCCTCCGATCTTCTGCTCCCCGTCAATGACTACTGGCTGTTCGACGGCAGCGTCGTCCAGTTCAACATCTTCGACGGTGACGGCCGATGGGTGCACACGGATCAGAGCGACGATCCCGCGCTGGCCCGGAGCTGTGCCGCGGCTTTCGATGCCGTGTGGGAGCGGGCTGTCCCTCACGAGGCTTTCAGCTTCGCCGAGTAG
- a CDS encoding helix-turn-helix transcriptional regulator gives MSFSPLSSAQAARKALADQLDRIRRDAGLSGLELAVRCGWHKSKSSRIARGLTVPSDSDIRAWCTACGASEKAADLIAASRTAESMYTQWRDIHRDGMRRVHQKTLPLYQRTRKFKVYASNVMPGMTQTAPYASGLLRSITSFQGTPDDVEDAVEARLARSRVLHDAGRQFALILEEAVLYYGVCGDGALAGQLDHLLGISSLSNVSVGVIPCRARRTVWPLEAFYVFDESLVAVETLTAEINITAPGEIGTYLRAFAELARIAVHGAEARSRIAKARSALG, from the coding sequence ATGTCCTTCTCTCCTCTCTCCAGTGCCCAGGCGGCACGGAAGGCGCTCGCCGATCAGCTCGACCGGATCCGGCGGGACGCCGGGCTTTCAGGGCTTGAACTGGCCGTGCGGTGTGGCTGGCACAAGTCCAAGTCGTCCCGCATCGCCCGCGGTCTGACAGTCCCTTCCGACAGTGACATCCGTGCCTGGTGCACGGCCTGCGGTGCTTCGGAGAAGGCAGCGGATCTGATCGCGGCGTCACGCACCGCCGAGTCGATGTACACGCAGTGGCGGGACATCCACCGTGACGGCATGAGGCGGGTGCATCAGAAGACGCTTCCGCTCTATCAGCGGACACGGAAGTTCAAGGTGTACGCCTCCAACGTCATGCCGGGGATGACGCAGACCGCCCCGTACGCCTCCGGGCTTCTCCGCTCGATCACGTCCTTCCAGGGGACTCCGGACGACGTGGAGGACGCCGTCGAGGCCCGGCTGGCGCGATCCCGTGTACTGCACGACGCCGGTCGCCAGTTCGCCTTGATCCTGGAGGAGGCCGTGCTCTACTACGGCGTCTGCGGCGACGGAGCACTCGCTGGTCAACTCGACCATCTGCTCGGGATCTCCTCCCTGTCGAACGTCTCCGTCGGGGTCATCCCGTGCCGGGCTCGCCGGACCGTCTGGCCGCTCGAAGCGTTCTACGTATTCGACGAGAGCCTCGTGGCAGTCGAGACACTGACGGCGGAGATCAACATCACGGCTCCCGGCGAGATCGGTACCTACCTCCGCGCCTTCGCCGAACTGGCCAGGATCGCCGTTCACGGGGCCGAGGCCCGGAGCCGGATCGCCAAGGCCCGCAGCGCTCTCGGGTGA
- a CDS encoding methyltransferase domain-containing protein, with translation MTGGTRQEAGPQGLASALVAGGALTPDWLPSFRAVPRELFVPDRIWPGIADGTRQSPVVDRSQDPGAWRAAVYSDIPLTTQWDDGEHEGDGLGTTPSSSNSLPAMVFSMLQDLAVRPGDRVLEIGSGTGWNAGLLAHRLGGTNVVSVEYDPEVARGARDNLGRAGLDPITVEGDGRAGFGPGAPYDRIIATCSVLEIPPAWLEQTAPGGLIVAPFGTEYGGEHIVRLTVDDGGTSASGRFTRSSAFMRLRQQRTDRPLVEAYLHGKPWPADGEKSTTTLSPRDTGGWLDQFVIGLGVPGTFWRAERYDDGSYTLWLYSRDTLSWATADHEPDRSEYEVVQSGPRNLWEEVTAVYRWWSSQGHPGHERFGLTVTPEGHTAWLDSPGNPVPLRR, from the coding sequence GTGACCGGCGGGACGCGCCAGGAGGCGGGCCCCCAGGGGCTCGCCTCCGCGCTGGTGGCCGGCGGTGCGCTCACCCCGGACTGGCTGCCCTCGTTCAGGGCCGTGCCCCGCGAGCTGTTCGTCCCGGACCGCATCTGGCCCGGCATCGCGGACGGCACCCGGCAGAGCCCCGTCGTGGACCGGTCGCAGGACCCCGGGGCGTGGCGCGCGGCGGTCTACTCGGACATCCCGCTGACGACCCAGTGGGACGACGGAGAGCACGAGGGCGACGGTCTCGGTACCACCCCGAGTTCGTCGAACTCGTTGCCCGCCATGGTGTTCTCGATGCTCCAGGACCTGGCGGTCCGTCCTGGGGACAGGGTGCTCGAAATCGGGTCCGGAACCGGGTGGAACGCGGGCCTGCTGGCCCACCGGCTCGGCGGCACCAACGTGGTGAGCGTCGAGTACGACCCGGAGGTGGCGCGCGGGGCGCGGGACAACCTGGGCCGGGCCGGGCTGGATCCGATCACGGTCGAGGGGGACGGCCGGGCGGGCTTCGGGCCGGGCGCTCCGTACGACCGGATCATTGCCACCTGCTCCGTGCTGGAGATCCCTCCGGCCTGGCTGGAGCAGACGGCTCCGGGCGGGCTGATCGTCGCCCCGTTCGGCACCGAGTACGGCGGCGAGCACATCGTCCGCCTGACCGTCGACGACGGCGGCACGAGTGCGAGCGGGCGGTTCACCCGAAGCTCGGCGTTCATGAGGCTGCGGCAGCAGCGCACCGACCGCCCTCTGGTCGAGGCCTACCTCCACGGGAAGCCCTGGCCGGCCGACGGCGAGAAGAGCACCACGACACTGTCGCCGAGGGACACGGGCGGATGGCTGGACCAGTTCGTCATCGGGCTGGGCGTGCCCGGCACGTTCTGGCGGGCCGAACGTTACGACGACGGCTCGTACACGCTGTGGCTGTACAGCAGGGACACCCTTTCGTGGGCCACTGCGGACCACGAGCCCGACCGCAGCGAGTACGAGGTGGTCCAGTCCGGCCCCCGCAACCTCTGGGAGGAGGTGACGGCTGTGTACCGGTGGTGGTCCTCGCAGGGCCACCCGGGCCACGAGCGGTTCGGCCTCACCGTCACCCCGGAGGGCCACACCGCCTGGCTGGACTCCCCGGGCAACCCGGTGCCCCTTCGGCGCTGA